The following DNA comes from Peribacillus sp. FSL E2-0218.
TACGCCAAAAGAAGGCTGTTTGATCGCTAGGTACTCTGCTTAAAGCCCCACCCCAATTGATAAAAAAGAAATTGGATTCTGTCCCAGTCGCTTCCTCCAAAAACTTCTTCATGATTGAAATTGGTTTTTCCGGCCAAAGATTAAGTCCCCAAGCCGAGGAGAATTTAACATACTGATCAGATCTACCAGGGATTGGTTCGTCAGGGTCCAAGAAATCTATAGCGTCCGGATAAGATAATGTTTCGATAACGATTTGCGTTGGTGTTCCAGAATTCATTAAAGGTTTCAATAATTTAATGAGCTCAGTTTTTGAACCGAGGAAAATTCCTTCGGCATGACACAATCCATTTACTTTGCTGAAAATCTCAAGAATACACCCTAATCGTTCATCTACGAACGGCGCCCATTTTTGCCAAGCACGACATACTGTCTCCAATTGTTCCCACGGCCAAATGATATTGAAGACGGTTGCAGTTTTAGGGGCACGGCGAACTTTAAATGTGTACTCGGTATTATACCCAAAATTACCTCCCCCTCCTCCCCTGGAAGCCCAAAACAAATCCTTGTTTTTCTCCTTGTTTGCAAGAATGATCCTGCCTTCTGCATCCACTGTTTTCAATGCAAGGAGGTTATCACTTATAAGACCAATCGATCGTGAGAGCACTCCAAATCCACCGCCCATCGTAATTCCTCCGATGCCAACGGTTGGACTGTCTCCAAACGGAGCCATAAACCCTTTTTTAGCTAATCCTTTTACAAGCGGCCCTACATGAATTCCTGTTTGAACGGTGGCCATTGCCTTTTTTTTATTTACATGCACCTTTTGCATATCACTTACATCAATGACAATTCCCCCCTTCACGACTGAGAGGTCCTTATCAAGGGCATGACGGCCACTTCTCACACGCACGGGTGCTTTATTCTTACGTGCCCATTTAATGGCATTACTTACATCAACGGTATTTTGTGCAAAAACAAAGACCAAAGGAAGAGTATCAACATAAGGGTTCCAATTCTTGATGGCTTCTTTATAGCCAGGGTCTCCCATGAAAATCACTCGTCCTGTTAACTCTTTAGATCCCATGCATTCCACTCCCATTCAAAACTTTTGTAGATTATCAATTGTATGAATGGAGAATTGATACTATGAAGAAAAGTTAGAGATCAGGATTTCCTTCTTCCACCCTCCTTCCCGGATAATTACTACTTATCTTCATTCTTAAACTTGCCCCTTGAATAAGAACAGACTATGGCAGCCTGTATTTTTGTTACTCAACAGGGAAAATCATTTGGGCTATTCCAATGTAGAACGATAATGACTTTATGGTTTAATCTATGAGTGAAAACAAAGTTGATTGGAGCGGGTGTTCAAGATTACTGCGGGAAAAGCGTGTCTACGAGAGAACACGCAGGCGGTAACGGACCGCCTCTTCATAAGCGAGTTCCTCCTGTTAAAATCAACGTCCACATTGTACAGACATAAAAAAAAGCAGACAAATTCGATTTTCATCGAGTTTGTCTGCTTTTTGAAAGCTGCCATCGGCAACTTATTTTGGATTCTCTTCATTTCTTTTTTGTATCTTTCGTAGTTCCTCGACACGCTCAGGAACTTCCTCAAAAAATTCCACAAGGTCACCAATCCTATCGATGGCATTCCAACTAAGGTGGTGTTCAATTCCTTCAACATCATGATAAATATTTTCTTCCTTAACCCCTATCAATCTTAGCATCTGTTCCAAGAGTTCATGACGATATACAAGCCTTTTCCCGACTTTTTTCCCGTTAGCCGTTAAAACGAGGCCACGATACTTTTCATAGATCAAATATTTTTCTTGATCGAGTTTTTGAACCATTTTTGTCACAGAAGATGGATGGACGGAAAGATTTTCAGCAATATCGGAAACCCTTGCATACCCTTTTTCTTCAATAAGTAAATAAATTTGTTCTATGTAATCCTCCATGCTTGGTGTAGGCATTCGGAATCCTCCCATTTCAAAAGCATATCTAAAAATATTACTATATATACGTCCCTGAAACAAGCCGTTATCGTCCCAGGGGGCCATTACATGCAGTTTTTGATTAATTTTGCTTGACGGCTTGTCCTGCGGGGAATGTAAAATTGATTTTCTTTTCCGATTCGGACCATGATAAAATCGCATCAAAGGTCTTTTCGCCTTTTTTAAACCCGCTTATCAAGTCCGTTTCCCCGCTCGCCAGCAGCTTTTTGATATTGGCTTGGCTAATTTTCTTATTAAGGATTTTTTTCGAGATCG
Coding sequences within:
- a CDS encoding FAD-binding oxidoreductase; this encodes MGSKELTGRVIFMGDPGYKEAIKNWNPYVDTLPLVFVFAQNTVDVSNAIKWARKNKAPVRVRSGRHALDKDLSVVKGGIVIDVSDMQKVHVNKKKAMATVQTGIHVGPLVKGLAKKGFMAPFGDSPTVGIGGITMGGGFGVLSRSIGLISDNLLALKTVDAEGRIILANKEKNKDLFWASRGGGGGNFGYNTEYTFKVRRAPKTATVFNIIWPWEQLETVCRAWQKWAPFVDERLGCILEIFSKVNGLCHAEGIFLGSKTELIKLLKPLMNSGTPTQIVIETLSYPDAIDFLDPDEPIPGRSDQYVKFSSAWGLNLWPEKPISIMKKFLEEATGTESNFFFINWGGALSRVPSDQTAFFWRNPLFYVEWNASWEKKSQESMNLESVERVRKLIKPYVQGSYVNVPDQNIKNFGKAYYGSNFAKLQKIKEKYDPKNLFHFPQSIPPSNK
- the mntR gene encoding transcriptional regulator MntR, with product MPTPSMEDYIEQIYLLIEEKGYARVSDIAENLSVHPSSVTKMVQKLDQEKYLIYEKYRGLVLTANGKKVGKRLVYRHELLEQMLRLIGVKEENIYHDVEGIEHHLSWNAIDRIGDLVEFFEEVPERVEELRKIQKRNEENPK